The following are from one region of the Stanieria cyanosphaera PCC 7437 genome:
- a CDS encoding pentapeptide repeat-containing protein produces the protein MNTQELLSRYNDQELDFTEVNLHTANLKATNLTRINLTRADLSSADLSNADLSGACLQQANLTNAELNHANLVGANLIEVNLIGADLVGADLRSVDLSGADLRCANLHKANLSGANLTDVDLSGADLSGANLTDTKLAGTDISVADTTGAKLKKACLHQGERKQIATSHHWITWSGK, from the coding sequence ATGAACACCCAAGAACTTCTTAGCCGGTATAATGACCAAGAATTGGATTTTACCGAGGTCAACCTGCACACAGCTAATCTCAAAGCTACAAACCTAACGAGAATTAATTTAACCAGAGCAGATTTAAGCAGTGCCGACTTGAGTAATGCCGACTTGAGTGGAGCTTGTTTGCAACAAGCAAATCTTACTAATGCCGAGCTTAATCATGCTAATCTTGTCGGTGCTAACTTAATCGAAGTCAATTTAATTGGTGCAGACTTAGTTGGTGCAGATCTTAGAAGTGTAGATTTAAGCGGTGCAGACTTACGTTGTGCCAACTTACATAAGGCTAATTTAAGTGGTGCTAATCTCACCGATGTCGATCTTAGTGGCGCAGATTTAAGTGGTGCTAATCTTACAGATACTAAACTAGCTGGAACTGATATCAGCGTTGCGGATACAACCGGGGCAAAATTAAAGAAAGCTTGTCTTCATCAAGGAGAAAGAAAGCAAATAGCAACTTCCCACCATTGGATTACGTGGTCAGGTAAGTGA
- the purD gene encoding phosphoribosylamine--glycine ligase, giving the protein MKVLVVGNGGREHAIAWTLLRSAQVEQVFCTPGNGGTATTPNCQNVAIAVDDFAGIARTVKENQIDLVVVGPELPLSLGITDYLEQENILVFGPNRTGAQIEASKSWAKDLMIEAGIPTAQSQTFTDTQSAQDYIVQQGAPIVVKADGLAAGKGVIVATTVEEALKAVQELFEEGFSKLVVEEFLTGEEVSVLALTDGITIRPLAPAQDHKRIGEGDTGKNTGGMGAYASAPLVTPELMIKIEQEILQPTIATLNKRGIDYRGVLYAGLMITPGGEPKILEFNCRFGDPETQAVLPLLDTPLEELLLACAQQKLSQQPPIKWKSAKAVCVVAASGGYPDAYAKGKIITGIESAEAQNAVVFHAGTKLDGEQIITDGGRVLGVTALGNNFDDAIAFAYQAINLIKFEDMYYRQDIGHRLYDS; this is encoded by the coding sequence GTGAAAGTTTTAGTAGTTGGGAATGGTGGCAGAGAACACGCGATCGCTTGGACTTTGTTACGTTCTGCTCAAGTTGAACAGGTTTTTTGTACTCCTGGTAATGGTGGTACGGCAACTACTCCCAATTGCCAAAACGTGGCGATCGCGGTAGATGATTTTGCAGGAATTGCCCGCACAGTCAAGGAAAATCAAATAGATTTGGTGGTAGTTGGACCAGAACTGCCTTTATCATTAGGTATTACGGATTATCTTGAGCAAGAAAACATTTTGGTTTTTGGTCCAAATCGAACTGGGGCGCAAATCGAAGCTAGTAAGTCTTGGGCAAAGGATTTAATGATTGAAGCAGGTATCCCCACTGCTCAATCCCAAACTTTTACTGATACTCAATCTGCTCAAGATTATATTGTTCAACAAGGTGCGCCGATTGTAGTCAAAGCTGATGGGTTAGCAGCAGGTAAAGGGGTAATTGTCGCTACTACAGTAGAAGAGGCACTAAAAGCAGTTCAGGAGTTGTTTGAGGAAGGCTTTTCTAAACTAGTAGTCGAAGAGTTTCTTACTGGGGAAGAAGTTTCTGTACTCGCTTTAACCGATGGTATTACTATCCGTCCTTTAGCACCCGCTCAAGATCATAAACGCATTGGTGAAGGAGATACGGGCAAAAATACTGGAGGGATGGGAGCGTATGCATCAGCACCTTTAGTTACACCTGAATTAATGATTAAAATTGAACAAGAAATTTTGCAACCTACCATCGCTACTTTAAACAAACGAGGAATTGATTATCGCGGTGTATTATACGCAGGTTTGATGATTACTCCTGGGGGAGAACCCAAAATTTTAGAATTTAACTGCCGGTTTGGAGATCCTGAAACTCAAGCCGTCTTACCTTTATTAGATACACCTTTAGAAGAATTACTTTTAGCTTGCGCCCAACAAAAATTAAGCCAACAACCCCCAATTAAATGGAAATCAGCCAAAGCAGTTTGTGTTGTCGCTGCCTCTGGAGGTTATCCCGATGCCTATGCCAAAGGAAAGATTATTACTGGGATTGAATCAGCAGAAGCTCAAAACGCCGTTGTTTTTCACGCTGGAACAAAACTTGATGGCGAGCAAATTATTACCGATGGTGGTAGAGTCTTAGGAGTAACAGCATTAGGCAATAACTTTGATGATGCGATCGCTTTTGCCTATCAAGCAATAAATTTAATTAAATTTGAAGATATGTATTATCGTCAAGATATCGGTCACCGTTTGTATGACTCTTGA